The sequence TCTGAGGAGGATCGCGACGATCTCCACGAGGGAGAGCGCCTGGGGGCCCAGCCGTTCGATCCGTTCCCTGGGCAACTCGCTCCGGGACGAGGGGGCCATCCTCATCGATATTCCTCCGGCCAGAAGGGGTTACGCCGGCGTTCTTCCCCCAGGGTGGTCTCCGGTCCGTGCCCCGGGAGTACCCTGGTAGCGTGGGGGAGGCGGGCCAGTTTCTCCAGGGAGGCGAGAAGGGTACCCTCGTCTCCGCCGGGCAGGTCGGTTCTACCGATGCTCCCCGCAAAGAGGGTATCCCCGGAAAAGAGCACGGGATTTCCCCCTTCTTCATCCACGAGGAAACAGACACTACCCCTCGTATGCCCCGGGGTGTGGATGACCTTCACCGAGAGGCTCCCAGCGCGAACCACATCGCCATCCTTGAGCAACTTCTCCGCGGGGGCCAGTTCGATATTGCCGCCTACGAAGGCCGACAGGTTCGACTCGGGCCGGGAAAGCATGGAAGCGTCGTCCTCGTGGATCATGACGCCGACCCTTGCCCTGGATCGCAGGGGGCCCAGGCCGCCTATATGGTCCGCGTGGCCATGGGTGAGAAGGATGAACTCCAGGTCTACGCTCTTTTCATCGATCATCTCCAGAACCTCTCCCGGATCCCCTCCGGGATCGATAAAAAACCCCGCGCACTGATCATCCCATACCAGGTAACCGTTGGTCCACAGGGGCCCCAGGGGCAATCTCTCCAGGAACATCAGCAAACCCCCTCGGTATCGAGAATTAGCGTCACGGGCCCGTCATTATGGATCTCGACCCGCATGGAAGCCTGGAAGACCCCCGTCGCTACGGTGATCCCCCTGGAAGAGACCGACCTGATGAAATCCTCGTAGATCCTGTTGGCCTTTTCGGGCTCGCAGGCCGAGGCGAAGGAAGGACGCCTCCCCTTGCGGCAGTCACCGTAAAGGGTGAACTGGGAGACCACCAGCATGGCTCCCTTTTCCTCGAGGAGGGAGAGGTTCATCTTGCCGGCGGCGTCCTCGAATATCCTGAGGTTGGCGATCTTGCCGGCCATCCACTCCACTTCCCTTTCACCATCGTTCGGGGCCACGCCGATAAAGACGCAAAGGCCCTTTTCGATGGAACCGGTCACCTTTCCGTCGACCGAGACCCTGGCGCCGGCTACTCTTTGAACGACCGCCCGCATGGGGCCCTCACCCCCTGATGACTTCCATGATGCCCTTTATTGAATTCAGTTTGGCTATGATCCTGTAGAGGTGCTCCAGGTCCTTGACCTGGAGATCAATGACCATCCTTCCCCTGTCGCTTCCGGCGACGAAGGCCCGGACCTGGGTGATGGAACTGTCCAACCCGGCGATGGCCTGGGCAACTTCCGCGAAGAGCCCCGGCCGATCAGCCCCTTCTATTTTAAGCCGAGCCGGATAACGGGCCGACCGCAGTTCGCCCCAGTATACTTCAACTTTGCGGTCCTCGCGATGATCGGCGAGGTTGGGACAGTCTTCCCTGTGGATCGTTATCCCCCTGCTCTTGGTAACGTATCCGACAATGCTGTCCCCCGGTACGGGCTTGCAGCAGTTGGCCAGGGAGACCATCACGCCCCGACTGCCCTCCACGACGATCTCGGAATCCAGTTCCCGTTTGGGCGGCGAGGGCTCCTCCTGTACCTCCTCGATCTCCTGGCCAGCCGGGATCCGCGAACCCTCGATCTCCAGGTACCTGGAAGCCACCGAGGAAGCGCTCTGGCTTCCCCCTCCGAGAGCAACGAGCAGGTCGTCGCCATGACCATACCCCAGGTCGGCCGCCACCTTTTTGAGGACTGGTCCCAAAAGGCGGGGCTCCTCTTCCTTTTCGCCCTCCCGGCGCTTCAACTCCCGCAGGAGCAGTTCCCTGCCCTTGTCCTGCTTCTCCTGCCTCTCGGCCTTGTCAGCCTGGCGGAACCAGGACCTGATCTTGCTTCGGGCCTTGCCGCTCCGGGCGACCTTCATCCAGTCCCTTGAGGGGTGGCCCTGGGGCGAGGTCAGTATCTTTATTATGTCGCCGTTCTGAATCTGGTAGTCTATGGGGACGATCCTGTTGTTCACCATGGCCCCG comes from Thermovirga sp. and encodes:
- a CDS encoding bifunctional (p)ppGpp synthetase/guanosine-3',5'-bis(diphosphate) 3'-pyrophosphohydrolase; translation: GEPLEIQIRTSDMHWIAEYGIAAHWRYKEKRHKIDKLDERLSWIRQALESQGEGGEASEFLEHIRNDVLSTDVFVFTPDGDVISLPGDSTPIDFAYAIHTEIGHKFVGAMVNNRIVPIDYQIQNGDIIKILTSPQGHPSRDWMKVARSGKARSKIRSWFRQADKAERQEKQDKGRELLLRELKRREGEKEEEPRLLGPVLKKVAADLGYGHGDDLLVALGGGSQSASSVASRYLEIEGSRIPAGQEIEEVQEEPSPPKRELDSEIVVEGSRGVMVSLANCCKPVPGDSIVGYVTKSRGITIHREDCPNLADHREDRKVEVYWGELRSARYPARLKIEGADRPGLFAEVAQAIAGLDSSITQVRAFVAGSDRGRMVIDLQVKDLEHLYRIIAKLNSIKGIMEVIRG
- a CDS encoding D-tyrosyl-tRNA(Tyr) deacylase; this encodes MRAVVQRVAGARVSVDGKVTGSIEKGLCVFIGVAPNDGEREVEWMAGKIANLRIFEDAAGKMNLSLLEEKGAMLVVSQFTLYGDCRKGRRPSFASACEPEKANRIYEDFIRSVSSRGITVATGVFQASMRVEIHNDGPVTLILDTEGVC
- a CDS encoding MBL fold metallo-hydrolase, which encodes MFLERLPLGPLWTNGYLVWDDQCAGFFIDPGGDPGEVLEMIDEKSVDLEFILLTHGHADHIGGLGPLRSRARVGVMIHEDDASMLSRPESNLSAFVGGNIELAPAEKLLKDGDVVRAGSLSVKVIHTPGHTRGSVCFLVDEEGGNPVLFSGDTLFAGSIGRTDLPGGDEGTLLASLEKLARLPHATRVLPGHGPETTLGEERRRNPFWPEEYR